The Neoarius graeffei isolate fNeoGra1 chromosome 10, fNeoGra1.pri, whole genome shotgun sequence genome has a segment encoding these proteins:
- the LOC132892780 gene encoding H-2 class II histocompatibility antigen, A-U alpha chain-like produces MKLFLIFFTLMCVRDTESQFKHQHLQITECSEKNKEFMLGSDGDEEFYADFEKKNGVTMLPPFADPIEYPGVYELAEGEMAACQQNLQVLTEDFKDRPVPQDAPQSSIYPKQKMQLGSENMLICHSARFFPPPVTVRWTKNSVDVMEQSTLSRYYPNKDKTYNQFSHLPFTPQEGDVYTCTVEHEALETPDTKTWEVDVELPSVGPSVVCGVGLAVGLLGVATGTFFLVKGNRCN; encoded by the exons ATGAAATTATTTCTCATCTTTTTCACACTAATGTGTGTGAGGGACACTGAATCACAGT TTAAACATCAACACCTGCAAATAACCGAATGTTCAGAGAAGAATAAGGAGTTTATGTTAGGGTCCGATGGAGATGAGGAGTTTTATGCAGATTTTGAGAAGAAGAATGGAGTGACAATGCTGCCTCCCTTCGCTGATCCGATTGAGTACCCTGGAGTGTACGAGCTTGCCGAGGGTGAAATGGCCGCCTGCCAACAAAACTTACAGGTGCTCACAGAGGACTTTAAAGACCGGCCGGTGCCACAGG ATGCCCCACAAAGCTCCATCTATCCCAAACAAAAGATGCAGCTGGGTTCAGAGAACATGCTCATCTGTCATTCCGCACGATTTTTCCCTCCACCTGTTACTGTACGCTGGACCAAAAACAGTGTAGATGTGATGGAACAATCCACACTAAGCCGTTATTACCCGAATAAGGACAAAACCTACAACCAGTTCTCCCACCTGCCCTTCACTCCACAGGAAGGAGACGTTTACACCTGCACGGTGGAGCACGAGGCCCTGGAGACGCCCGACACCAAGACATGGG aggtggATGTTGAGCTTCCCAGTGTGGGTCCCTCTGTGGTCTGTGGAGTGGGTCTGGCTGTTGGACTGCTCGGAGTCGCTACTGGAACTTTCTTCCTCGTCAAAGGAAACAGATGTAACTGA